CTAGCCTGGGGCCTGTGCACCCCCGTTTGTTAGTGTGGGGTTGCACACTAGCCTGGGGCCTGTGCACTCCCATTTGTTAATGTAGGGTTGCACACTAGCCTGGGGCCTGTGCACTCCCATTTGTTAGTGTAGGGTTGCACACTAGCACTGGGCTGTGCACTCCCATTTGTTAGTGTGGGGTTGCACGCTAGCCTGGGGCCTGTGCACTCCCGTTTGTTAGTGTGGGGTTGCACACTAGCCTGGGGCCTGTGCACTCCCATTTGTTAGTGTGGGGTTGCACGCTAGCCTGGCAGGACAGAGGCAAAAGGCCTGCAGTGGCCTCCAGCCGGCACTAACTTGGGTGAGCGCAACCCACGTTGACACGGGGCAGCCGGCAACCCAGGGCTGGGCAGCGGGCACTGcttgctgcagctccagggcagctcctggaggGGAAGGGACCGGCTTGGGGGCCGCCTTTGATAGCCTTTCGGCTTGCCAGGGCTAGGCTCTGGGAAGGCCTGCCGGGGCTCAGCATGCAGGGAGCTGCTGTGCAGAGAGAAAAGTCTCCCGCTGTGCCAAAGACGCTGCCCCCGAAATGCCTGTCGCTGGTCCCAGGCCCTGGAGTAacaacagcagctgcagcagtgagGATTGCAGGCATGGGGCTGCGGTGCATGGAAAGTGATTGTCAGCAGGACCCTCGTCTGTTCCCCTGGAAACCACAGTCTGCACCTGGCCAGGTGCATTGGGCCTGGCTCTAGCGCCTGATTGCAAACAGGGCTGGAGAAGGATTATGAGCTGTTGTGGGCTCCGGGACAGCAGGCTGCTGAGTAAGACGGGTCACTGCCCCTGGGGCCGCTCCGCGGGCCGTGCCACGGACGGGGGGATTATTAGCTACCAGGATACCAGGCAAAAGGATCCGCAGGGCTGTTGCTGCGTGGGAGGAGAGAACACCAGCTTCCCCGGGGCTGATGGGCTccaggtgcagcagggagctggctggtCACTACCTGGTGGCCCAGGGATGTGGTTTATTGAAGAACCACCGTGCGGCGTGGgtgccagccagaggggcagctcGTGACTAGGGAGACGGCAGGAGAGCCCCTCTCAGCAAAGACGGCTCGGGTGCCAATGCCACGAAGGAGCGCAGCTGGAGAAAGGGTGAGTGTCAGCCCCCCCGCCAGCCAGGCCCACTGCAGGGCCACCTGGGAATCTGACCCGAGCGTGGGCTGGCAGTGTGAGTGGGGcgtgcccccaccccagacagagAGGGAGcccgggaaggggtggggagtgcACTTGAAATGCCACAGCGAAaggggggggaggagccaggagagCCTTGACCAGGCAGCCCCGGACCCGCACGAGCCCAGAGGGCCCGGAGCCCCCGGCAGGTCCCTCCAAGCTGGCCTGGCTGATGAGCCATTGCAACAGGCAGGGTGGCACCCAGGAAGCACCGGTTCTAGGTGCTGAGGTGTATGGGGGCAGGGCACCCTCCCGCCCCATAGATCATAGACACAGACTCCGTTGGCATCTCTAGAGGGGAGCTGCccatggggagggaagggggcaagggGGGGCACTTACCTTGCCGGATGGAGACGTATCGGCCATTGGACGCCAGGAAAACCACTTGCGGGTGGCTCTCCTCCAGATCAAAGAGTTCGTCCTTGCCCGGCTTGGAGCTCCTCCCGGCCCTCAGGGTGCCCGTGGGTCCCATGGGCGCCAGGTACTTCCCGTTGCAGTCCTTGAAAGCCAGCTTCCCCGCCCTGAACTCCAGGATGTAGCCGGTGCGCGGGCCGGGCTCCGGCACCAGGGCGCCGTCGTTCTGCAGGTAGCGGTTGTCGCAGGCCCGCAGGCAGTACCGCTGGTTCTGGAAGGTGAGGGTGATGAGCGCGTCCACACCCCAGGGGATGTTGCTGTCGGTGGAGATCTCGTCCTCCAGGGCGCTCAGGTGCGCGTACCGCCTCCGGCTGATGCTCAGCAGGTTGGCCTGCGGGTGGATGGCCAGGTGGACGGTCCACAGCTCGGCCTCGGTGACGGCCTGGGCGAAGCAGGACAGCCTGTCTTCCGAGCCCCCAAAGAAGCGCTTGTAGGGCTGAGACTGCAGTGCCCAGCGCCCGTCCGACTGGGTGACAATAGCAAAGCGCCCGTCTCTGCCCGGCTTCTCGGCTTCACACGACACCTTCCCGTCCTTGTCAGCGGCCAGGTACCTGCCCAGGTGGCTCCTCAGGAAGACCACGGAGCTGTCGGCCTCGTCCTGCTCCAGGGTCCATATCTGCTTCCTCTTCAGGCTGGGCGCCGAGGCGTTGACCTTGTAGCCAAAGCTCTCGGCCGTCAGGTAGCGGTTCTGGCAGTTGATCAAGCCAAATTGGATCTTCAGGACCTGGTGGATACCGTTGGTTGGCATCTTCTGTCGGTTCCCGGGGAGTGGGGCGCGAGCCGAggttctcccagccctgctgaggACTGGTGGGTGCGtgctcactcactcactcccacGCGCAGCCGGCCCCAGGCAGACCTGGATTAGAGCAAAGTGCCTCAGTCCAAGCCACACTGACCTGCCGCTGCCCCAGTTCCTGGTCCCTCTCCGCCAGGTGCAGCCTCGCTTGCCTTCATCTAACCTGCAGCCCGGAATGCCAACCTCGTCTGGGCGTCTGGCCCCACAGCCAGCAGCACCGCACCTCCTGCTCCCTCCGGCgtctctcctgctgggtgaccaGGTGCAGAAATGCCGGCGTTAGTGAGGCCCAGCTAAGATTACAGAGCTCGCCTGGATTTCAGTGGGCTCAATTGCAGGGTTTGTGCGGACACAAGCGAGGGGGTTGATGCGGGAGACAATGGGCCTTTGATGGAGCCTCTGCTCCGGTGTTCGGCTCTGCTGGGCCGGCCTCGCAGGCTGTCCCACTGGGGCTGGGGCCGCGGCTGGTGTCTGCGTCCCTGACCGCTCCGCGGCCGGCGAGCTCTTCCCGCGGCGGCAGGTTCTGCCTCCTTCCTCTGAGCCGCCGAGCCTCAGGTGGAAAACTTGGGCCGCAACCCGATCCGCCCCTGCCGGGGCCGCGCTGCCTTCCCGTGGGCACCCGGCTAGGGTTACGGGCGTCTCTGATTCGGCAGGAGGTCACCTCCAGCCGCAGGCTGGCCCAGCCGCTAAGCTCCTTAGCAATTAGCCCGGCCCTTTGATTAGTTTAAACCGTTTATCCCCCTTTGGGCCTCTGGCCTCCATCtgtcctgcaccccctgctgctccaaatcctcccccagcccaggcggCCCCCAGGATGCCCCGTGGCCGAACAGCCCCACAAATAGCTCCACCTGGCATGGGGCAGCTAGTACCCCGGGGGGCAGTCGCCCCAGCCCGGGGGCCATGGGAGTTTGCAAGGGGACATAGCAGGGGTGCAAACGGCCAGGGCCAGCATGGCTGCcatcctggggcagggggagggcccATCTCTGTGGCCCTAGGCTGTGAGCCCAGCTGGGCCATTGCCCAGCCAGGCGGAGCCTGACAGCCGGGAGAGGGCGAGGGGCAGAGCCGTAGCAAGGGCCAGGCAAAgcagaggggcgcagctctaccgcgATCGGCGgcgcttcggtggcagctctgccACCACCGCTTCTTCGGCGGCGAGTCTCTGAGTcccgctcggagggaaggacctgccgtcgaattgctgctgctgcttcattcattctttggcggcaattcagcagcgggtccttttctccgagagggactcagggacccgctgccgaagagcctggagccggcccttgcctcaggcgcaaaaattccttgttacggctcgggcggggggtggggtggagaagagcagcTAACGGGGCCTCGGCCGGCAATGAGGaaagagcaggggggtggatggggtggcaggcGGCAGGgtctgagtggggaggagggtggccCATGGGAGCATGGGATGAAGCCAAGCCAGGGGGCCTGCGCTGCGGCCTGGCCTGGCCGTCCCCAGCCCTGTGGTGTCGCTCCCCCGGGCTCTGTGGGTGCGAGTCCCGGCTGGCGCGCGCAGTGGGGTTTGGATGGGCTGGGGCTGCTCGGCCCCCTGCGCGGGGTAAGCGCTGACcccagaggcagggccagggcgtcTCGGCAGGGGTGATAAGAAACCACCTCAAGTGTCCAAGTGGGTGTGCATAACAGGATGTGCTCCTTCGATGCTTCCCTGCTTCCCTCCTGGCTGGACCCCGCAGCGCTCAGCACCTCCTGGCACAGAGTGTGAGATGCTCGGCTGCTCCCAGCATCACTCCCACGAGGCCACACCTCCACTTGCCAGCCCACAAAGAGTTTGGGGCTGGGTTTCGCGCAAGGGCTCAGATGCACTGGATCTCCCAGCCAAGGAACCAGACTGGGCAGCGTGAGTGGCCATGGGCAGACGGGGCGCTGGGGTGGGACTCAGAAAACCTGGTTCTATTGCCGGCTCTGCCACCAAgcttctgggtgaccttgggcaagtcgctgcactgctccgtgcctcagtttcccctcccacccatctctgTTGTGATtttaactctttggggcagggtctttCCATTACTGTGAGTTTGTGCAGCTCCGAGCACAACGGGCCCTGATCCTGGCCGGGGCCTCCAGTGCTTGGTGTAGTGCTGGGCACCAAGCTgcaggtgctgaaggggaagagggaagCTGCGCCACACTTGGAGAGGGGTTAAGCTGCCCTAGCAACcgctgcaggcagcagggaagCCGAGGGACTCAGCCGCGCTCTGCTGGGTCGCTGGGGATCAGCAATGGCAGGCTGGAGGGGCCGATTCCTTGGGCCGGGGCCCGGTGAGCAGCTCCCTTGGTCTGGGTAAATGGTTTCGCTCCCACAGGCCCAGGCTCTGATTGCTCGGGCAGCCGCTGGCTGACGGGCGACTCGGGTTGCAGCGGGCCCAAGAGGCAGCCATTGTTCCTGAAAATAGGTCCAGGGGATTGGTTGCCTAATAATTTTTTCATGCTTGAGTTCTCGCTTTCTTTGGCGGTTCCGCTTACAGCCGCCCGTGGCCAGCTCCTCGCCTGCCTGAAGCCAGGTGCACGTTACCTGAGCCGCACGGCCAAGGGTTAGTGTAACCGCCGCTTGTCACGCCCGCTGGAAGGGAGGCAGCGCTGTAATGGATCCGCGGCAGGCAGGTTGTGTttccgggctgggctgggggctggccagcGCTGGATTGCTGGCATGTTTGGAACTCAGCCGCGCCAGTATTTCACAGGGCCCACTGCTGCCCTCCAGGCCTGCTCCTCGGACACACCCGCCATCCACCCCAGCACGCCCCCCCGGCGGCTTACGGGAAGGGGGGGAATGAGCAGGGACCTGGGTTTCTGTTGGGCTCGGAGAGGCTAAAAGATTATGGGTCAAATTCAGCGCCTGGAGCCAGTGGGGTTGCTGGGCTGGAGCGGAGGGCAGAATCCAACCGTAGGTAATCAGAGCTGCAGAAGAAACCAAGCTAGTGCCATCCCTTGTAGCTGGGATTGCGGGGTGGGTGTGAGCACACACGCCTGGGCGGGCACTTCACCATGTCTAGCCACAGCTGcctgctcctttcccccacccactGGGTACCCCTCAAGGATTGTTAGTGGGTGGAGATGTCTctgccacctgcccctggaaggatggcaaaaggcacatttcTGAGCCCCCGTCTGGACAGGAATAGGAGCGGGATCAGTTTAAAAAATCCCTCTTCCACCTTTTAGTTGATCCCATTTATAGCCAGCCTACAGTGGAGGGATCCAGACTGCCCCTGCAGTGTCTGATCCAGGGTTCACTTCTTGTCCAAAACAGTTGTGTTGTGTGGCTGTTAAATCATTGCTGGGTtctaccccagaagtggctgcattccTGTGGCAGGTGAAGCGATTCCTGAGCTAACCGTCTATAAAGCACTTAGAGTCTCCTGCATATGCTGAAACCTCCCAGGCCAGAGAGCCTGAGCAAACCACACCCCTCAGCCCAACTCCAGAAGCAACAAGCTGAGAACTGAGCAACTCATCCCATGTCCCTGGTTTGGAGCTAGGGTTGTTCCCGGCGCACTGCTCTTCCCCGTAATCCTGCTGAGTTCCCCTTTGCCCTGGCCTGGTGCCCACCGCCGAGCTGGGCGCAGGGCActggagctcaggctgcagcgaTGTAGCAAGAGTTGCAAACCCCCGCGGCTGTCCTCAGCACGAGGTCCCCGGCGCTGGCCTTATGTGCACACGCTGCAGCGGGGGTGAGGCTGCCAGGACAGCGGCTGTCGGGCACCAGGGACCCACCTGGTGGCTTCCACATGGAACTACAGTGCCCCGGCCCCGGGCTCTGTGCGAGCAGAGCTCTCCCGGAGAGAGGGGAGGTGAGCGGGGTGCAGATGGGGGCGCTGTCTGGGGAGCGGTGAGAGCACCTCTAGTCCTGTCGACCCCCAGC
The Mauremys reevesii isolate NIE-2019 linkage group 15, ASM1616193v1, whole genome shotgun sequence DNA segment above includes these coding regions:
- the FSCN2 gene encoding fascin-2 — encoded protein: MPTNGIHQVLKIQFGLINCQNRYLTAESFGYKVNASAPSLKRKQIWTLEQDEADSSVVFLRSHLGRYLAADKDGKVSCEAEKPGRDGRFAIVTQSDGRWALQSQPYKRFFGGSEDRLSCFAQAVTEAELWTVHLAIHPQANLLSISRRRYAHLSALEDEISTDSNIPWGVDALITLTFQNQRYCLRACDNRYLQNDGALVPEPGPRTGYILEFRAGKLAFKDCNGKYLAPMGPTGTLRAGRSSKPGKDELFDLEESHPQVVFLASNGRYVSIRQGVNVSANQDEEMTHETFQMQIDRETKKCVFHSNAGSSWTLVSHGGIQVTATSVAANSMFDIEWRGRRVALKASNGKYICAKKNGQLAAVSDAVGEDEEFVLKLINRPILVLRGDHGFVCCHRGSNLLDANRATYDVFQLLFSDGAYHIRGLGSKFWYVASSGAICSDGEMAEDFFFEFRERGRVAIRGKNGKYLRGDPAGTLRADADSLPRATLWEY